From Thalassotalea euphylliae, the proteins below share one genomic window:
- a CDS encoding L-type lectin-domain containing protein yields MKKLASIIAISLLSLPASAGIISSQTDFSDTSAWQLNSDASQNNNRLALTQGLSQSGSAFLRSPISLLNDTSFSAFFTFEISQPVGLTDVDGFQGADGLVFVVQTNDTNVGSQGLGIGYQGIANSIGIEFDTWTNTSLGDVDGNHVGINLGGNSQSVAQASESSAFNTGGIWSAWIDYDGINDLLEVRWSDTGTRSADAGLSLSVDLTSELGSNDAFFGFTSGTAAGGGLHEVISYEFRNTFAPIPSVTAIDAPSALALMFAGLAGLGVRRKSQ; encoded by the coding sequence ATGAAGAAGTTAGCTAGTATCATTGCAATATCATTGCTAAGTTTGCCCGCTTCGGCAGGCATAATATCAAGCCAAACAGACTTTTCTGACACCTCGGCATGGCAACTTAATAGCGATGCCAGCCAAAATAACAATCGCTTAGCGCTCACCCAAGGGTTGAGTCAAAGCGGTAGTGCGTTTTTACGTTCACCCATCAGTCTGTTAAACGACACCTCATTTAGCGCGTTTTTCACTTTTGAAATCTCTCAACCTGTCGGGTTAACCGACGTTGATGGCTTCCAAGGTGCTGACGGCTTAGTGTTTGTCGTGCAAACTAACGATACCAATGTTGGTAGTCAGGGGTTAGGCATCGGTTATCAAGGGATCGCCAATAGTATTGGCATCGAATTTGACACTTGGACGAATACGAGTTTGGGTGATGTCGATGGTAATCATGTTGGTATTAATTTAGGTGGCAATAGCCAATCGGTTGCGCAAGCCTCGGAAAGCTCAGCGTTTAACACCGGCGGTATTTGGTCTGCTTGGATTGATTACGACGGCATTAACGATTTACTCGAAGTGCGATGGTCAGACACAGGCACGCGCTCTGCTGATGCAGGCTTATCATTAAGCGTTGATTTAACCAGTGAATTAGGTAGTAATGATGCGTTTTTTGGTTTCACCTCAGGCACAGCCGCAGGTGGTGGTTTACACGAAGTGATCAGCTATGAGTTCCGCAACACCTTTGCACCGATCCCTTCGGTGACAGCCATTGATGCACCATCAGCCTTGGCATTGATGTTTGCCGGTTTAGCTGGTCTAGGTGTGCGTAGAAAATCGCAATAA
- a CDS encoding M13 family metallopeptidase yields MKAILSTAICSSMLLLAGCNATSESAKTETSFKQTALASGISKANMDMSVRPQDNFYRYVNGGWLKATEIPGDKTAIGSFYDLRDEADENVKAIIEELAATPNLQAGSDEQKVADLFRAYMDQEKRNSLAITPINTILHDIKALNSKSDLMSFFGKYQSVGVTSPMYLYISVDAKDSSRYATHVWQGGLGLPDKDYYFNETERFVDLRAGYKAHIAKMFALAGFENGEKAAETILALETKMADYHWTRVQSRDSEKRYNKFETANLAKVSDQIDWSAYLAAQGVSAQKDLIVNQPDFVAGFGKILAETSLADWQTYLKFHTLSAYSSYLTAELDNENFEFFSKQLSGRQEQRPQWKRGVSVVNSNLGEVIGKVYVARHFKPEAKARMSQLVENLRSAYGASIDDLAWMSDETKKAAHVKLAAFTPKIGYPDKWEDYSSLAIKGDDLVGNIIRSGMIAHQKEVEKLGGPIRKWEWGMTPQTVNAYYNPTVNEIVFPAAILQPPFFNMAADDAVNYGGIGAVIGHEMGHGFDDQGSRYDAEGNLRNWWTENDLAEFQKRAANLVEQYDGYQVFEDLNVNGKLTLGENIGDLSGVTIAYKAYKASLNGKEAPIIDGLTGDQRFFMGYAQIWRSKIVEKSMRNRVATDPHSPGEFRALGSLSNMNEFYEAFDVKAGDAMYIAPEKRVKIW; encoded by the coding sequence ATGAAAGCAATTCTCTCAACAGCAATTTGTTCATCTATGCTGCTACTTGCTGGCTGTAATGCCACGTCAGAATCAGCAAAAACTGAAACAAGCTTCAAACAAACTGCGTTAGCCTCTGGCATCAGCAAAGCGAACATGGACATGAGTGTTCGCCCGCAGGATAACTTCTACCGTTATGTCAATGGCGGTTGGTTAAAAGCAACCGAAATTCCAGGCGATAAAACGGCGATTGGTTCATTCTATGATCTGCGCGATGAAGCTGACGAAAATGTTAAAGCGATTATCGAAGAGTTGGCGGCAACACCTAACCTGCAAGCAGGTTCAGACGAGCAAAAAGTGGCTGACTTATTCCGCGCTTACATGGATCAAGAAAAACGCAATAGTTTAGCTATTACGCCGATCAACACCATTTTGCACGACATCAAGGCACTGAACAGCAAATCAGACTTAATGTCATTCTTTGGTAAATATCAATCTGTCGGTGTGACTAGCCCAATGTACTTGTACATCAGCGTTGACGCAAAAGATTCTAGCCGCTACGCAACCCACGTTTGGCAAGGTGGTTTAGGTTTACCGGATAAAGACTACTACTTCAATGAAACCGAGCGTTTTGTTGATTTACGCGCAGGCTACAAAGCCCATATTGCCAAAATGTTTGCGTTAGCTGGTTTTGAAAATGGTGAAAAAGCGGCTGAAACCATCTTAGCGCTTGAGACAAAAATGGCGGATTACCACTGGACACGCGTACAATCTCGCGACAGTGAAAAACGCTACAATAAGTTTGAAACCGCTAACTTAGCGAAAGTGTCTGATCAAATCGATTGGTCAGCATATTTAGCCGCTCAAGGTGTTAGCGCACAAAAAGACTTAATTGTTAACCAACCTGACTTCGTCGCAGGTTTTGGCAAGATCTTAGCGGAAACTTCACTCGCAGATTGGCAAACCTACCTCAAGTTCCATACGTTAAGCGCTTATTCAAGTTACCTGACAGCTGAGTTAGACAACGAGAATTTTGAGTTTTTCTCAAAGCAGCTAAGCGGCCGCCAAGAGCAGCGCCCACAATGGAAGCGCGGCGTCAGTGTTGTTAACAGCAACCTAGGTGAAGTGATTGGTAAAGTCTATGTGGCGCGCCACTTCAAACCAGAAGCTAAAGCACGTATGAGCCAGCTAGTTGAGAATTTACGCAGCGCGTACGGTGCATCAATCGATGATTTGGCTTGGATGTCAGATGAAACCAAGAAAGCCGCTCACGTTAAACTGGCCGCCTTTACACCGAAAATTGGCTACCCAGACAAGTGGGAAGATTACTCATCATTAGCCATTAAAGGCGATGACTTAGTCGGTAATATCATTCGCTCGGGTATGATTGCTCACCAAAAAGAAGTCGAGAAATTAGGTGGTCCAATCCGCAAATGGGAATGGGGCATGACACCGCAAACCGTTAATGCCTACTACAATCCTACGGTAAACGAAATTGTTTTCCCTGCTGCAATCTTACAACCACCATTCTTTAACATGGCGGCTGATGACGCCGTTAACTACGGCGGTATTGGCGCGGTCATTGGTCACGAGATGGGGCACGGCTTTGACGACCAAGGTAGTCGTTACGATGCAGAAGGTAACCTGCGTAATTGGTGGACGGAAAACGATTTAGCGGAGTTCCAAAAACGCGCCGCCAACCTAGTTGAACAATACGACGGTTACCAAGTATTTGAAGATCTGAACGTGAACGGTAAGTTGACCCTTGGCGAAAACATTGGTGACTTATCTGGTGTCACGATCGCGTACAAAGCTTATAAAGCCTCACTTAACGGTAAAGAAGCGCCAATTATTGACGGTTTAACTGGCGACCAACGTTTCTTTATGGGATATGCCCAAATTTGGCGTTCAAAAATCGTTGAGAAATCAATGCGCAACCGCGTAGCGACTGACCCTCATTCACCGGGCGAATTCCGCGCGCTAGGCTCATTATCAAATATGAATGAGTTCTACGAAGCATTTGACGTAAAAGCAGGCGATGCCATGTATATCGCGCCTGAAAAACGCGTGAAGATTTGGTAA
- a CDS encoding TetR/AcrR family transcriptional regulator, producing the protein MTLKDKAQKPSPVPASKEPSRKGHSRKGHAQKEKAVKSSYHHGDLRPTLLNAASEMINAGGVEALSLRKLAEQVGVSRTATYHHFKDKHDLLCAVAAEGFLRWQNIEQDIFNDTKKPITERYRQFIFQYIDFAANNPAIYDLMFGHTLWKHDHSNQELRDIAYPVFQHQVEMTKAWQQAGILPASENTLRLAQVTWGTMHGIARLLIDGIYADASNIEEMCECAVNVFLAKST; encoded by the coding sequence ATGACGTTAAAAGATAAAGCTCAAAAGCCTTCACCAGTTCCTGCAAGTAAAGAACCTTCACGAAAAGGGCATTCCCGAAAAGGCCATGCACAAAAAGAAAAGGCAGTGAAGAGCAGTTATCACCACGGTGACCTTCGCCCTACGCTGCTAAATGCCGCTTCAGAGATGATTAATGCTGGTGGCGTTGAGGCTTTGTCGCTGAGAAAACTAGCGGAGCAAGTGGGCGTATCGCGCACCGCCACGTATCACCACTTCAAAGACAAACATGATCTGCTTTGTGCAGTTGCTGCAGAAGGCTTTTTGCGTTGGCAAAACATTGAACAAGACATTTTCAATGACACGAAAAAGCCAATTACTGAGCGCTATCGTCAATTTATCTTTCAATACATAGACTTTGCGGCAAATAACCCGGCAATTTACGACCTTATGTTTGGTCACACGCTGTGGAAACACGATCATTCCAATCAAGAACTTAGGGATATCGCCTACCCCGTATTTCAGCACCAAGTAGAAATGACCAAAGCCTGGCAGCAGGCAGGCATCTTGCCCGCCAGCGAAAACACCTTGCGTTTAGCACAAGTCACCTGGGGCACTATGCACGGTATTGCGCGTCTGTTAATCGACGGAATATACGCAGATGCCAGTAACATTGAAGAAATGTGTGAGTGTGCGGTCAATGTTTTTCTCGCCAAGTCTACTTAG